In Drosophila innubila isolate TH190305 chromosome 2R unlocalized genomic scaffold, UK_Dinn_1.0 1_C_2R, whole genome shotgun sequence, the following are encoded in one genomic region:
- the LOC117784212 gene encoding LOW QUALITY PROTEIN: ribose-5-phosphate isomerase (The sequence of the model RefSeq protein was modified relative to this genomic sequence to represent the inferred CDS: inserted 10 bases in 6 codons; deleted 2 bases in 1 codon), whose product MDDKIALDXKSGRSKTAVDQWVTEETKVVGIGSGSTIVXAVERLAERVWKESXLADMICVPSSYQARKLILDHNLTLGDLDRNPXIDVYIDGADEVDSHMVLIKGGGGCLMQEKIVASCARRSSLLPTMKKSLRLGEQWCNGIPIEVAPMAHVPVKLKIEELFGGQAMLRIALKKAGPIVTDNGNFLLDWKFLAKRYNWDEVNRAISMIPGVLEXGLFVDMASKCYXGMADGTVKAQNK is encoded by the exons ATGGATGATAAAATTGCACTCG AAAAATCTGGCCGCTCAAAAACGGCTGTCGATCAATGGGTGACCGAGGAGACGAAGGTGGTGGGCATTGGCAGCGGATCCACCATTGT TGCCGTGGAGCGTCTCGCGGAGCGTGTGTGGAAGGAGAG TCTGGCGGACATGATTTGTGTGCCATCGTCGTATCAAGCACGTAAACTTATTCTCGATCATAATCTGACGTTGGGTGACTTGGATCGCAATC AAATTGATGTGTACATTGATGGAGCCGACGAGGTGGACAGCCACATGGTGCTCATTAAAGGCGGCGGCGGTTGTCTAATGCAG GAGAAGATTGTCGCCTCATGTGCCAGAAGATCATCATTATTGCCGACTATGAAGAAGTCACTGCGTCTGGGAGAGCAATGGTGCAACGGCATTCCCATTGAGGTGGCGCCCATGGCCCATGTGCCGGTCAAGCTGAAGATTGAGGAGCTCTTTGGAGGTCAGGCTATGCTGCGCATTGCCCTCAAGAAGGCTGGACCAATTGTCACCGACAATGGCAACTTTTTGCTGGACTGGAAGTTCTTGGCCAAGCGGTACAACTGGGATGAGGTGAACCGAGCCATCAGTATGATACCAGGTGTCTTGGA CGGATTGTTTGTGGACATGGCATCGAAATGTTA TGGCATGGCCGATGGAACTGTCAAGGCGCAGAACAAATAA
- the LOC117783857 gene encoding LOW QUALITY PROTEIN: protein mahjong (The sequence of the model RefSeq protein was modified relative to this genomic sequence to represent the inferred CDS: inserted 23 bases in 16 codons; substituted 2 bases at 2 genomic stop codons) → MRKDPDPLDLRHPYRTDPSCQYGLLLKLLFRKDQFMGKMKLLLNEYLRENYFSRQSVSRSSLXLNIIACRLILVVMPGLETTAVFQTAEEDGIINRLYNWAEDSIEPLQSYATGLLAAAMEVSDIAISCRDQNLRLVPKMINRLHLLLACSCMSKTRQLEATTSHNNSADSTFSQGMLSWMACGAASAPQSPQHNGASGSAXNMSILFENSRDAFXVSRYYKRMYIPLHPPTADTSQMLIMRFLTSLGEYQEFLGMAFANNVMMLIFGHLEELDRRDTCLAYEVLKYLASLLCHKKFALEFISTGGLELLLNVPRPSLATTGVSIAIYYLAYCEDAMERICSMPRPLISNLVRYALWILGRCHDSSKCHATMFFSLSFQFXVILDEFDAQDGLRKLYNVISVLKILDPSHNDSDNASDINEDVECASRQMVRHVCVALKRYMEAHFFYKVQQLLCQHYATSSSSSHYFSQHPTVAAKLTXDQLHEQIRTLQEHTSVRAHWEPVDQLLKLGGITMLLRIIAFSYEWVNSGRSGTVRSALDVLSVCCVIPRVYLVLCERLQMLDKTTTSGICSVLGAAAGEITADAEVLKSALAVLCHCVCSPIIRKDSGTSLMKFTNSSRKNKANQKXAEELIEKVWESVCSNNGIVVLLSLMQTXGPITDADCIRGMACRALAGLSRSDRVRQIVGKLPVFASGQLQALMRDPILQEKRAEHVIFKKXALELLERISGKTNPLNNPLDPSLTNMHKANVIAQTRIQYNEQQLYQLIFEHLESKGLGQTAQMLQRXVGLPLQTTTIRNFHQSPFDIRLLXASAQXRSRLRSRMQDVNAAIMSSGDQGRSQADDSSPHCSTSGSAFSSSMAQLQVLQVPQFSHISAQTPIKLRKTERATSSLNRSLQKQISLGTAESSAVGLPDELANSPPLYPKRVTQQQHCDGYLTNQHSLCNNPVTTCPQFDLXEPHKCPDPRPSRLLSXNYNLTSRHFRTQAGFNTAHFDRRHVHTLCTWRTIRSADYDELEFTCCDVVGNYLIVGTHQGESKVFNMNDGVEQCXSICHTYGVDAIQANRAGDLVLTTSLWRLQTTILWSITDNEFRXQVASAEVGYCEFSQTTQDRLLGTQRCNAVLYDINTGSKISTFTPTPNQYTKNRTLCRTDELLLSDGVLWDVRSGKEIHKFDKFNQCISGVFHPNCLEIIANTEVWDLRTFHLLQTVPVLDQRNCTFSPMHVXYGASLGADRDHDVETTTYDTSFNVLDAYDYSSIATIDVKRNINDLSVSANGSLIAVVEDHSGXDSKQETCVKIYAVGVXKSERSEEEDDEEVPESNEEGSDTGSDTGSENAFSIGPNFMGFPLRSHRNHNFIDIESSSDDDNDSDLDDGDDDDDDDIEIISDVDNFDFEGDGSSDD, encoded by the exons ATGCGCAAGGATCCCGATCCGCTGGACTTAAGGCATCCCTATAGAACCGATCCCAGCTGCCAGTATGGACTATTGCTCAAGCTGCTGTTTCGCAAGGATCAGTTCATGGGCAAGATGAAACTT TTGCTCAATGAATATCTGCGGGAGAACTACTTTAGTCGGCAGAGTGTAAGTCGCAGCTCAC GGCTGAACATCATTGCCTGTCGATTGATACTCGTGGTAATGCCGGGCCTGGAGACAACGGCGGTATTTCAGACCGCTGAGGAAGACGGCATCATCAATCGACTCTACAACTGGGCAGAGGATAGCATTGAACCGTTGCAGAGCTATGCAACAGGTCTCTTAGCTGCTGCGATGGAGGTTAGCGATATTGCCATCAGTTGTCGGGATCAAAATCTGCGTCTGGTGCCCAAGATGATCAATCGCTTACACTTGTTACTCGCCTGCAGTTGTATGAGCAAAACTCGACAACTGGAAGCGACTACCTCACACAATAACTCCGCGGACAGCACATTTTCCCAGGGAATGCTCAGCTGGATGGCTTGTGGCGCTGCCTCCGCCCCACAATCCCCGCAGCATAATGGCGCCAGCGGCAGTG TCAACATGTCCATTCTGTTTGAGAACAGCCGAGATGCGT CCGTGTCGCGGTATTACAAGCGCATGTATATACCACTGCATCCGCCCACAGCGGACACCAGCCAGATGCTCATCATGCGCTTCCTGACCAGCCTGGGCGAGTACCAGGAATTCCTTGGCATGGCCTTTGCCAACAATGTAATGATGCTTATCTTTGGTCATCTGGAGGAGCTCGACAGACGAGACACATGCCTGGCCTACGAAGTGCTCAAGTATCTGGCATCCTTGCTCTGTCACAAGAAGTTTGCATTGGAATTCATTTCAACTGGAGGACTGGAG CTCTTGTTGAACGTTCCACGGCCAAGTCTGGCTACGACAGGAGTATCAATTGCCATTTACTATTTGGCCTACTGTGAGGATGCCATGGAGCGCATTTGCAGCATGCCGCGTCCGTTGATTTCAAATCTGGTTCGCTATGCGCTATGGATACTAGGACGATGTCATGACTCTTCCAAATGCCATGCCACCATGTTCTTCAGCTTGAGCTTTCAGT AGGTCATACTAGATGAGTTTGATGCTCAGGATGGTCTGCGAAAGCTCTACAATGTT ATTTCGGTGCTAAAAATACTGGATCCCAGTCATAATGACAGCGACAACGCATCAGATATTAACGAGGATGTGGAGTGCGCCTCCCGCCAAATGGTTCGCCATGTGTGCGTTGCTCTCAAGCGTTATATGGAGGCACATTTCTTCTACAAAGTACAACAACTTTTATGCCAACACTACGctacctcctcctcctcatcgCACTACTTCAGCCAGCATCCGACGGTGGCAGCCAAGCTCA TTGATCAGTTGCATGAACAGATTCGTACGCTCCAAGAGCATACGTCAGTGCGTGCACACTGGGAACCCGTGGATCAGCTGCTGAAACTGGGTGGCATTACGATGTTGTTGCGTATCATTGCCTTCAGCTATGAGTGGGTGAATAGTGGACGCTCGGGAACAGTGCGATCAGCTCTGGATGTGCTCAGCGTATGCTGTGTAATACCACGTGTTTATCTGGTGCTCTGCGAGCGTCTGCAGATGCTGGACAAAACGACAACATCGGGCATCTGTTCGGTACTCGGAGCTGCTGCCGGTGAGATCACAGCCGATGCGGAGGTGTTGAAATCCGCACTGGCCGTGCTCTGTCATTGTGTCTGCTCGCCCATTATACGCAAGGACAGCGGCACCAGCCTCATGAAGTTCACCAACTCCTCGAGGAAGAACAAAGCGAATCAGAA TGCTGAGGAACTTATCGAGAAGGTGTGGGAATCCGTGTGCTCCAACAATGGCATTGTGGTGCTGCTGTCACTGATGCAAA AGGGACCCATCACGGATGCCGACTGCATCCGAGGCATGGCCTGTCGGGCCTTAGCCGGCTTGTCTCGATCTGATCGTGTGCGTCAAATTGTTGGCAAGCTGCCCGTGTTTGCCAGCGGACAGCTGCAGGCACTCATGCGGGATCCCATATTGCAGGAGAAGCGTGCCGAGCATGTCATCTTCAAGAAGTAGGCCCTGGAGCTGCTCGAGCGCATTTCGGGCAAGACGAATCCCCTCAACAATCCGCTGGATCCCTCGTTGACCAACATGCACAAGGCGAATGTCATTGCCCAGACGCGCATTCAATACAACGAACAGCAATTGTATCAGCTCATCTTTGAGCATCTGGAGAGCAAGGGTCTGGGACAAACCGCCCAGATGCTGCAACG GGTGGGATTACCCTTGCAGACGACGACGATCCGCAACTTTCATCAGTCACCCTTTGATATAAGGCTTCT CGCGTCAGCTCAATAACGCAGTCGTCTGCGAAGTCGAATGCAGGACGTCAATGCAGCCATCATGTCTAGCGGAGATCAAGGCCGCAGTCAGGCAGATGATTCATCGCCACACTGCAGCACCAGCGGAAGTGCCTTCAGTTCATCCATGGCGCAACTTCAAGTGCTCCAGGTGCCCCAATTTAGCCACATCAGCGCACAGACACCCATTAAATTGCGCAAGACAGAACGTGCCACATCCTCGCTCAATCGTTCGCTGCAGAAGCAAATCAGTTTGGGCACCGCAGAGTCTAGTGCAGTGGGATTACCTGACGAGTTGGCCAACTCGCCACCATTGTATCCCAAGCGTgtcacacaacaacagcattgtGACGGGTATCTGACGAATCAGCATTCGTTGTGCAACAATCCGGTGACGACATGTCCACAGTTCGATCT TGAGCCGCACAAATGTCCAGATCCACGTCCAAGCCGTCTGCTCA TCAACTACAATCTGACCTCCAGACACTTTCGCACCCAAGCAGGATTCAATACCGCCCACTTTGATCGCCGTCATGTGCACACACTTTGCACCTGGCGAACAATACGTTCCGCGGACTACGATGAACTGGAGTTCACATGCTGTGACGTTGTGGGCAACTACCTGATCGTTGGCACCCACCAGGGCGAGAGCAAGGTGTTCAACATGAACGATGGCGTCGAACAAT GCTCCATATGCCACACATACGGCGTGGATGCGATTCAGGCGAATCGTGCCGGAGATCTGGTGCTGACCACGAGTCTATGGCGCTTGCAGACCACAATTCTCTGGTCCATCACCGACAATGAGTTCCG TCAAGTTGCGTCTGCCGAGGTTGGTTACTGCGAGTTCAGCCAGACGACGCAGGATCGATTGCTTGGCACACAGCGATGTAA TGCGGTTCTGTATGACATCAATACGGGTTCCAAGATCTCCACCTTTACCCCCACCCCCAATCAGTACACCAAGAACCGTACACTCTGTCGCACAGACGAACTGCTCTTGTCAG ATGGCGTGCTTTGGGATGTGCGATCTGGCAAAGAGATTCACAAGTTTGACAAGTTCAATCAGTGCATATCGGGTGTGTTTCATCCCAACTGTCTAG AA ATCATAGCCAACACGGAAGTATGGGATTTACGCACGTTTCATCTGTTGCAAACTGTGCCGGTCTTGGATCAGAGGAACTGCACCTTCTCGCCCATGCATGT ATATGGCGCCAGTTTGGGGGCCGATAGGGACCACGATGTGGAGACGACTACCTACGATACCAGCTTTAATGTATTGGATGCATACGATTACTCGAGCATTGCCACAATTGATGTGAAGCGGAACATCAACGATCTGAGTGTCAGTGCCAATGGCAGCCTGATTGCCGTTGTGGAGGATCATAGCGG TGATTCGAAGCAGGAGACTTGTGTGAAGATTTACGCCGTTGGTG AAAAGAGCGAGCGCTCGGAAGAG GAAGATGATGAGGAGGTGCCCGAATCCAATGAGGAGGGCTCCGATACGGGATCGGATACGGGCTCCGAAAATG CATTTTCAATTGGTCCGAATTTCATGGGATTCCCGTTACGCAGCCACCGCAAtcacaattttattgatattgagTCCTCCAGCGATGATGATAACGATAGCGACTtggatgatggtgatgatgatgacgatgacgacatTGAAATCATTTCTGATGTCGACAATTTCGACTTTGAAGGCGATGGCAGCAGTGATG
- the LOC117783044 gene encoding uncharacterized protein LOC117783044, with translation MFIKFMCSHLSGSSPRKFYCLIRCPDTSLIQQRNLSYQGQRRRGFRLTLLQWLSGVRSQYCMWKLRRLLAPDFDEFDFLIGARQAAISIIEAVRQSDWNRIHSCCTDEGACAIYSLCQSQKNIHYSKLLRFESQHLCQVSPKSVRRHREDGRTYVYVNLAFVGLRNMRDFATFDEQQEMLQLTRQVLEQSRFLSRIWQSNSELC, from the coding sequence ATGTTCATCAAGTTTATGTGCTCGCATCTTTCCGGTTCAAGTCCAAGAAAATTCTACTGTTTAATAAGATGTCCGGACACGTCATTGATCCAGCAAAGAAATCTAAGCTACCAGGGACAACGTCGCCGGGGATTTCGATTGACGTTGCTGCAGTGGCTCAGTGGAGTTCGTTCCCAGTATTGCATGTGGAAGCTACGTCGGCTACTCGCTCCAGACTTTGATGAGTTTGATTTTCTGATTGGGGCTCGACAGGCAGCCATCTCGATAATCGAGGCAGTGCGTCAATCGGACTGGAATCGTATACATAGCTGCTGCACCGATGAGGGAGCCTGTGCCATTTACAGTCTTTGCCAAAGTCAGAAAAACATTCACTATTCGAAACTTCTGCGCTTCGAGAGTCAACATCTCTGCCAAGTGTCTCCGAAATCCGTAAGAAGACACCGTGAGGATGGTCGCACCTATGTCTATGTGAACTTGGCTTTTGTGGGACTACGCAACATGCGAGACTTTGCCACATTCGATGAGCAACAAGAAATGTTGCAACTGACTAGGCAAGTGCTGGAACAATCTCGATTCCTGAGCAGAATTTGGCAATCCAACAGCGAATTGTGCTGA
- the LOC117783042 gene encoding LOW QUALITY PROTEIN: protein TEX261 (The sequence of the model RefSeq protein was modified relative to this genomic sequence to represent the inferred CDS: inserted 6 bases in 4 codons) codes for MGFLLILSWISLAIQIIFITLSIVAGLYYLAELAEEYTTSTRRFILFMISFTIFVYILLIFFEDFXWTIVLCGLTAQGFHFSIMTNFPFIRLLSVPFIGXLVMLVVNHLLAFQYFTSVYVPFTQVLAYXTICMWMVPFALFVSVNANDXMLPTTVSSNERRLGINNPDVVSNYFSRNKKKWDSYRCSTTLETLLPGRSKKSF; via the exons atggGTTTCCTTCTCATACTCAGTTGGATCTCACTAGCCATACAGATTATTTTCATAACGCTGTCTATAG TGGCCGGACTTTACTATTTGGCTGAATTAGCAGAGGAATATACAACGTCGACACGtcgatttatattatttatgataagCTTCACGATCTTcgtgtatatattgttaatattcTTCGAGGACT CATGGACTATTGTGCTATGCGGCTTAACAGCACAGGGATTTCATTTCAGCATAATGACGAATTTTCCATTCATACGATTGTTGTCTGTGCCATTTATTG TCCTGGTCATGCTGGTAGTTAATCATCTGCTGGCCTTCCAGTATTTCACTAGTGTCTATGTGCCCTTTACACAG gTGCTCGCTTA CACAATCTGCATGTGGATGGTTCCCTTTGCACTGTTCGTTTCGGTCAACGCTAATGA AATGCTGCCCACCACAGTGAGCAGCAATGAGCGACGACTGGGCATCAATAATCCGGATGTGGTCAGCAATTATTTTTCgcgcaacaagaaaaaatggGACTCTTATCGCTGTTCAACTACATTGGAGACATTGCTGCCAGGACGTAGCAAGAAATCGTTTTAG
- the LOC117783058 gene encoding aminopeptidase N codes for MQIIRFFLLLLMSVGVLSMNDPYRLTDLFKPEHYNLRILTHLNGPNQLRFEGQVKIHFHVLDQTRNITLNAKNLTIDQNRVTLSSQSGNNCIVNAELNEDKELYILHLCEVLQQTVKYELIIPFKGPLNSNDTGYYWSSFQDSLTNQTSYLAVTQFSPTFARLAFPCFDEPHLKATFRVTLGYHRNYTGFSNTPIAKCEDHETLANYIWCEHEPIFRTSTYLVAYAVHNLTRVATQSIDTVHNVTFSSWVQPKVVNEAHFLSNLAPKVLSHLEKLLEYSFPLRKVDQLAVPTHKFSAMENWGLITFKESKFVHNDREEMLESKESKSSTMAHEYAHQWFGNLVTMKWWNDLWLKEGPSTYFGYLTLDALMPDWGTGDRYFANDLATFFRQDAINSTIPISRDVQGSESILKQFSEYVYKKGSLTVRMLHKLLGDEIFYSGIRSYVKKHAYDSVVQTDLWQVMEEAVNAHSSHNKTRVSTVMDSWTLQAGYPIVSVNRNYTTASVTVNQTRFWLVDDEDHPASCWWIPLTFVTQQQANFNMTQPQFWLKCPKIDRTLELLHKPTADEWIILNPQVNTIYRVNYDDRNWRLIINTLNSAENFGGVHELNRAQLMDDLMALAWKEMQSYELAFSLLEYLPLERHYIPWKRILDVLNRHGDLLSYGNANIFRMFIRKLVASLYERCPSLESLQTTTTSIQEITLCRLAYAEACRYGLENCTDQAMGFTLETDEEQVPVDFRDIVFCTNIEFGNEMQFELMMQRFQNKTFESRKSAWATGLGCSRNFTQLQQFLDYLLQSTEATTGNYYVEAVTSALHRKYVALETSEHILQHATILNDKLNAKQIKSLVLLLVENDTIFIKEEKLQELKSLKKFKEPLELAVELRKVNQKWLTERSQEFIRVLTKYI; via the exons ATGCAGATAATTCGATTCTTCCTACTGCTCCTGATGTCAGTTGGTGTGCTGTCTATGAATGATCCATACCGCTTGACAGATCTCTTTAAGCCAGAACATTACAATTTGCGTATACTAACCCATCTGAATGGACCTAATCAGCTGCGTTTTGAGGGACAAGTGAAGATCCATTTCCATGTGCTCGATCAGACTAGAAATATTACCTTGAATGCCAAGAATCTAACTATAGATCAAAACCGAGTTACTTTGTCCTCTCAAAGTGGCAACAATTGCATAGTTAACGCGGAATTAAATGAGGATAAGGAGCTCTACATACTCCACCTTTGCGAGGTTCTTCAGCAGACTGTTAAGTATGAGCTGATCATTCCCTTCAAGGGTCCATTGAATAGCAATGATACTGGCTATTATTGGAGCTCTTTCCAAGATTCACTGACTAATCAAACAAG TTACTTGGCCGTAACACAATTTTCACCGACCTTTGCCAGATTGGCATTTCCCTGCTTCGATGAGCCCCACTTGAAAGCGACTTTTAGAGTTACCCTGGGATATCACCGGAACTACACAGGATTCAGCAACACACCAATTGCCAAATGTGAAGATCA CGAAACACTTGCGAATTATATTTGGTGCGAGCATGAACCAATTTTCCGCACTTCAACTTATCTGGTAGCCTACGCAGTGCACAATTTAACCAGAGTTGCCACCCAGTCAATTGACACGGTTCATAATGTTACATTTAGCAGCTGGGTGCAACCAAAGGTTGTAAATGAAGCTCACTTTCTTAGCAATTTGGCACCAAAAGTGTTAAGTCATTTGGAAAAGCTGTTGGAGTACAGTTTTCCATTGCGAAAAGTCGATCAGTTGGCGGTGCCAACACATAAATTTTCTGCAATGGAAAACTGGGGTCTCATTACATTCAAGGAGAGCAAATTTGTGCACAACGATCGCGAGGAGATGCTGGAAAGTAAGGAGAGCAAATCATCCACAATGGCACATGAATATGCACATCAATGGTTTGGCAATTTAGTGACCATGAAATGGTGGAATGATCTTTGGCTGAAAGAGGGACCCTCCACATATTTTGGCTATTTAACTTTGGATGCTCTGATGCCCGATTGGGGCACTGGAGATCGTTACTTTGCCAATGATTTGGCCACATTTTTTCGCCAGGATGCTATTAACTCAACAATTCCCATTTCACGTGATGTTCAAGGCTCTGAAAGTATTCTGAAACAGTTTTCGGAGTACGTTTATAAGAAGGGATCTCTTACAGTGCGCATGCTTCATAAGCTATTAGGAGATGAAATCTTCTATTCGGGCATACGAAGCTATGTGAAGAAACATGCTTATGATAGTGTTGTTCAGACTGATCTCTGGCAGGTCATGGAGGAGGCAGTGAATGCGCACTCTTCGCATAATAAAACACGCGTATCTACTGTAATGGACTCCTGGACACTCCAAGCGGGTTATCCAATTGTAAGCGTGAATAGAAATTACACAACAGCTAGTGTCACAGTTAATCAGACTCGATTTTGGCTTGTCGATGATGAAGATCATCCGGCCAGTTGTTGGTGGATTCCGCTTACTTTTGTCACCCAGCAACaggcaaattttaatatgacaCAACCGCAGTTTTGGCTGAAGTGCCCTAAAATTGATCGTACTTTAGAGCTTCTCCACAAACCGACAGCCGACGAATGGATTATACTTAATCCTCAAGTAAATACCATTTATCGTGTCAACTACGATGATCGCAATTGGCGTTTGATTATAAACACATTAAATTCAGCGGAAAACTTTGGAGGAGTTCATGAGCTAAATCGAGCACAGTTGATGGATGATCTTATGGCATTGGCCTGGAAAGAAATGCAGAGTTATGAATTGGCATTTAGTTTATTGGAGTATTTGCCACTTGAACGTCATTACATTCCCTGGAAAAGAATCCTTGATGTGCTCAATAGACACGGTGACCTGCTGAGTTATGggaatgcaaatatttttagg ATGTTTATAAGGAAGCTTGTCGCTTCACTTTACGAACGTTGCCCCAGTTTAGAGTCCTTGCAAACGACAACCACCTCAATTCAAGAGATAACCCTATGTCGCTTGGCCTATGCCGAGGCATGTCGTTACGGCCTGGAAAACTGCACCGACCAGGCAATGGGATTTACGCTGGAGACTGATGAGGAACAAGTGCCCGTGGACTTTCGAGATATTGTCTTTTGCACGAACATTGAATTTGGCAATGAGATGCAGTTTGAGTTGATGATGCAACGTTTCCAAAACAAGACGTTTGAGTCCAGGAAAAGCGCCTGGGCAACTGGACTTGGCTGCAGTCGCAACTTCACACAACTGCAACAGTTCCTCGACTATCTGCTGCAGTCCACAGAGGCAACCACAGGAAACTATTATGTTGAGGCAGTGACATCGGCACTGCACCGCAAATATGTTGCACTGGAGACAAGTGAACATATCTTGCAACATGCCACAATACTCAA TGACAAACTGAATGCTAAACAAATTAAGAGCTTAGTATTACTTTTGGTCGAAAATGACACGATCTTTATTAAGGAGGAAAAGTTGCAGGAATTGAAGAGCCTCAAGAAATTCAAAGAACCTCTGGAGCTTGCAGTTGAATTGCGGAAAGTAAATCAAAAATGGCTAACAGAACGTTCACAAGAATTTATCAGAGtcttaacaaaatatatttaa